The following nucleotide sequence is from Primulina tabacum isolate GXHZ01 chromosome 2, ASM2559414v2, whole genome shotgun sequence.
TTAAAAAGTAAAACGTGtttcagcaaaaaaaaaaaaaatttaatccaaTGGTCAAATCAACGATCATGTTTAGCCGAGAGGATCTAAAGCACAATCTTTACTAAGATAGTGCAATCACGTATCCACCCAATTCAACTAATCCCATCATGCAAATTATTGGTTCATGCACTTGCACTTGATGCATTAAAttccaagaaaaaaaattcGTGCCACGGTAGGCTCActtatacaaatatataaatCTAAATAAATGGGAAAATATATAGATCCATTAGCATGACAAACCATAGCAAAAGACTCGCCCAAATTCATCAATACCGTTTACAAatataaaagaagaaaagatttcacaattcaaacttgatgaattatatatatatatatatataaagtttgaattgtgaaatcttttcttcttttatatTTGTAAACGGTATtgatgaattatatatatatatatatatggcaaTTGGGTAGGCCTGGGGAGCATATATAAAGTGGGTTTCATGAGTTCTAGACTCTTGGGTCGGAcccaacattttttttaatattgtaGCCCAAAGTTGATTTACGAAACATCTGGATCCCATTTGATTGCCTAAATCTTGGATTGTTGTTTACAAGTCCtttaatttgtaaaaaaaaaaattaggtcTAGAAAATTGTGCATTTATTGCCTGTTTTTTAAGACCTGTGTTAGGATTGTTATATATAATCCTATATCATGTATGATAGTAAAAGGAGATGTGAAATTCATATATGCAAATGATTGTTATTTTGTAAAAATGTAAATAAAATTGTGATATACACACCTTGATTTTCGCTGGTTTATTGTTTTAGATTGATACATTATCGACTTATAACCCTTGAGTTATTACTTTGAATTGGTATAATATGTTTGTCTCTGATATTCTATATTGTCGAATataaattttagttattttttttttgtgtagtTTATTTCGACGTGAGACTGATATATTGTATCATATTAACATTTCTTATGAGAAAgtactaaaattgtaaaaaaaaattgaatgacGTGTCTCAgaataaaatttgataaaataaatatctaaaaattataaataaacaaATGTATATGACTAAATTTGCTGTTTTCTtttagttaagttataaaacTTCATTCGACCATGGTTTTTGTTGAGTGTTGATCAAGATTCAAGATCGTGACAATTGTGAATGACAACATGTTTATGTATATTGAATTAAACAACTTAAATTATCATGAATTGAATTAATAATTACAACTGACgatttcataaaaaatattaaaaacagaAGAAGAATAAATCTACCAAGCTTTATTATTACAATTAATAATTAGTCAATGTGACAATATTGACTTTTAAGTTAActtaaaataaccaaaaattTATGACAAAAAATGAATACAATTGGATCCCATGGAAGTCCTAGTCATCACACTCTTCCAACAACTCCGCATCTACGAGtctacatacatacatacatatatatatatatatgtgtgtgtgtgtgtatatgtatgtatatataaatatcttatgTTCGCATGCACTTTATATGTATATAGAAACATATCTGAGTTATAGATGTAATACGCTTATCACAAATACACATGGCACGGGAATCCGCAAGAATTTATAGTAGACACGCTTTTAATGGTACAATCAAACTCCTTCAATTctcttttcattttctttgatTTCCTATTTCTTCGAGTCGTCGTGGGTTATTAATACGAACTAGAATTGAAGACCAAGATTTTACCTGCCAAGAGTGGCAGAGATTTGAAAGTAATGGGAAAAACAGTAAAGTTCGCGGGTGTGGATGAAGAGTTGCAGAAGATATTGGATGCTGACATGGACATGGTGGGACCCAGGCGCCGGGCTCGCGAGGCATTCAAGCACATTCAGCTCTCCATAGATCATATCTTATTCAAGGTATTCGATGATTTGCTGCTCGTGTTTTCATGGGATGGAATAGAATAATCTTGGTTGAATTGAAGTTTGCGTTTTTTCCTCCTTTTTTGTTCTTGAAAATTGAATGATAATGGTTGGTATTTGATATGTTATCGATTTGGATTGATTTGGGGTAGAGTCAGTTAAAGTTAAAGATGAAATTTTGACCATATGGGATTTATCACCACACtcagataaaaaattaaatgaaataataTGTAATTTGTCTAAAAATTCAAGTTTCAGCCTCTAATGCCGCCGAGTAGCCGAAGTTAGCCCCACCCTGGAAATCTTGGATCCACTCTGTCCTCAGGGGAAAGGCATAAGGGATTTATCTTTCCTCTTTAATATTAATGCCTCCTGCAAATGATTTCCTAGTTTAGCACGTTTTGAATGTGGTCATGCTAAGATTTAGCTGATGAATATTTTTGCACATGATAAAATTAGTGAGTTTAAGATTCTGATATGTTACTTTTAGGCCACTTTCTGTTGGTCAATTATGGCTAGGAGATTTATTTTACTGCCATAGTTAAACATACTTGAAGGTTATATTAGCCACCTGTGCTACTTGCGTATGTGTGGAGTGACTACAcggactgatctcatggttgtGTACGAGTCCAAACGGATATTTGTTACATTTAATATTTAATCTGTCATTTCTTTTGTATGGTATTTTTTCAGTTGTTTTAGAATGAATCCACACCATGTGTACAGTCGTGGTTTTCGTAAGAAGTGAAAATCTGGCAGAAAAGAGCGATAAAACGGGGGTAAGATTTTGTTATCACGAGTGAGTAAAAACGGCTGATACTGTAGTCTGGTTGTGAACACGGGAGgataatttttggtaaattaCTTGAAATTTGGTCTTATTTTGATGATTATATCACTAGAGGAACATAATCAGCTCCAAGTCGGTCCTCACTTGCTTTTTTTTGAATGTTTTTGAAAGAGAACTATGGCTAGTCCAATCTTTCTTGAATAATAGATTTTTATGGACGTGAAATTTAGATTTTGTGTGACGCTTGAGTTTACTTGTCTTGCAGATGCCACATGAAAGATTGAAGATGACTGAGGTAATCATTTTTCAATTTGTTTGTTctcatttcaaatatattaaagGAAATTCTAaggtttcaattgttttatcgtccAAACTCTCCACTTTTCCATGGAAAATATATCTGTAGATTTCCAACTTGGTGGGTTTCCATTTGCCTGATCTTGTACCTTCGGGAACATGCCTTTTTTCCCGTTGGCTAACTCTTAATCGGTATCATTGATTTATCCTGCATTGTCCATCATAATGGAGTTCAACTTTTGCCAACTTTTGCCTCCATTTGTCGAATATCTTGTTGACTTTTTGTACATCgtactaaataattattatttttttccagTCATTTGAAGTGAACTCTAGGGGAttggagatattttcaaaatgtTGGCTTCCGGAAAATGGTTCCCCAAAAGCTGTGGTTTGTTTTTGTCATGGTTATGGAGATACTTGCACATTTTTCTTCGAAGGCACGAATCTTATATAACTGCTAAATTTCATACTTCTGAGAAAAGTTGAATTTATTGCTTTACACAATGTTCACAGGAATTGCTAGAAAGCTTGCATCTTCTGGTTATGGGGTATTCGCGCTGGACTACCCCGGATTTGGTCTTTCAGAAGGTCTACATGGCTACATTCCAAGCTTTGACAGGCTCGTGGATGATGTCATTGAGCATTTTGCAAAAGTGAAAGGTCTGTCATTCGGTGAACTAACTTATTTTGCTTGAGGATTTTAACAATCTCTACCGCTGTGTTATGCTTTAGCATGGAAAAGTGTGTGCGCAACCTAATGTGTATCTCATGACAAACAAAGAAAGGAAGGATGATTGGCTGGGGACCCAATGGCAGCAAGGATGTGTAAATGTTTTACTGAAAATATAAGTTTTGTCCAGGGGGAATCCATTAAACCTGTAATAACTTCCAACTCCCTTCCATCAttgtatattaaaaataattccaAAGTAACTATACTTTGTAAATGCACATAAATTCTGTAGCTGCATTTTGATCAAACATGTGATTTACTGGTTATGATACCATGTTAGTTACTACTTTTTCTAAAATCTAGAGTTGTTGAAACATAAAGCTATTGATTATGCCACCTCCTGTTATTTCGAgctattttaaaaattggtAACTCACATATACCAAGTGCCATGAATGAGTTTTTAGGTGTACAGTATACTTTTCCATTGTATTAAGGTGATTGTGGGTGCAGAGAATCCAGACTTCCGTTCATTACCAAGTTTTCTTTTTGGACAATCTATGGGGGGAGCAGTTGCGCTTAAAGTGCACCTAAAACAGCACGATTTGTGGAGCGGCGCAGTTCTTGTTGCACCTATGTGTAAGGTACTCTATGCATTTTATTTCTTATAAAGCGTACCAACTGAACTTTATCTGTGCCTTATTGAAACGTATCTCTAGATTGCAGATGACATGGTTCCTCCGTGGCTAGTAACTCAAATTCTAATTGGAGTCTCAAAATTACTTCCAAAACAGAAGCTTGTTCCGCAGAAGGATTTGGCTGAGATGGCATTCCAAGATGTGAGGAAGCGAGAACAAGTAGGCCATAATCCTTAAACTAAGACACATGTTTATGATAAGTCAGGgaaattgaaatttgaattgcCATATGAATTTGAACGAAAAATATAACCCCAATAGAATGGTAATTGATGAGATTAAATGAGTCGTGATTCTTTTTCGCTTTGGCTTAACTTTTTTTTACTTGAAGAGAATGTGATGACATGTTAAGTTCACAAGTTTAGATATTAGAATCAATTTTATCTTAGATATGAATATAAAGAATCTGTTAGGATTATCAAAATGGTGATAAATATTAGATAGAGTTTTATTGAGCTTTCGTCTCTAGGAAATATTAAGAGAGAAGAATGAAATAATGCGAGCTCTAGAATTTTTGGGCATTTTTTGTACATTTCGGGCTTTGGGTTGAATCGCGTGATTGTTTTATCAAGTTTGTTCTCTTTTCAATCTCTTGTCAGTTGCcttccaaaaataataaaatgagtAAAATAAGTGACCTGAGTATACTcaagaaaaagaaattaaaaattttatccCGTACAAAGTGGAATTGAAGAGCCAACAATTTACGAACACGATGAGGTTCTTGTGTTTTGTCTTGAGTCAGGCAACATATAATGTCATCGCTTACAAGCATAAACCTCGGCTAGGAACAGCCGTGGAATTGCTGAGGACGACACAGGAGATAGAACACCAACTGGAGAAGGTACTTCATTACGTCAAAATCTTGTCTGATTCTATCAGTTAACTACCTGTAAGGCACAAGAAAGAGGGATGAACTTTAATGTTGAAGGATGTAAGAAAATGTGAAATATGAATTTTGTTGCTGACATTTTGCAGGTGTCGCTGCCACTATTGATTTTACATGGAAAAAACGACGTAGTAACTGATCCATCTGTGAGCGAAGCATTGTACAAAAAGGCAAGCAGTTCAGACAAGAAACTTAACCTATATGATGATGCCTTTCACTCTCTTCTTGAAGGCGAGCCAGATGAGATGGTACTTCGAGTTCTTGGCGATATCATATCTTGGCTCGACGAGCATTGCTAGAACATTCCTAATCTTTCCATACACTGTTTCCTGCACCTGCTTTTGAAGTTTTTTAGTTAAATCGTTGGGATGATATTAATACTTTTACTTACATGAAATAGGAAAAACTGTATCATTATGTCAGAAAagcatgaaaaaaaaaagatgtaaTTTTATGGCATTATGTACGTGATATCAGTGCATGAAGGAAACAAATTTGCCTTGGTATAAAATTCTTACACTGTTTCTTGTAATTTATTTAGTTATGTATATCTATATTTTAGAACAAATTTGCCTTGGTATAGCATTCTTACACTGTTTCTTGTAATTTATTTAGTTGTCGTATATATCAGTATTTTAGAGCTGGACTCCTTGGTCGAGGTCACAGGGTGATAACAAATTTTCCTTGTCTTTATACTTTATGTGATATTTGATGTATTTATTGTCATCTTAATTTTTatcttaaatatatataaaattcgcAGAAAAATTGTAAAGATTATAAAACTTGACAATTGAAAGCCATTTTAACACATTCATTTCTACTCAATGATACAAAGAATTAGCAATGTAACAGCATTAGTGGTTGATTTAACTCGAAAGTTACAAGTAAATACCACGAAACAAAACCACCTATTTTTCGTGTGACATaccaattaaattttaaacaagTAGTTAGACATGTTATAATAATCTAGATAGGTGGATTGGCAATCCTCATTTTCCGAActttttctcttttttatttttatttttttattcttagaACACGCAACCGCTATTTTTGGTGTGCTACTGTGTATATCCTGCAACTCATGCTGATCAGGTAAATATAGGGGTGTAAACGAAACGAATCAAGCCGAATACTAGCAAAAAGTTCATGTTCAAATTCGAcacaaattaaatatattcgaactcgagctcgattcgaagttcaaaaaatttaaactttattGCTCGAATTCGACTCGAAATGAAGTTCGAGTTCACGTTCGGCTTGAAATGTTCGAATATATTCACGAGCTATTTGAATTATTGTTCGGatataaagatttaaaaatgaaTGTTTGAAAGCTCGAAACGTCCAAAATgctcaaaatatatattttaatatataattaaaaaatcttaataaaatattaagacTCGCGAGCGACTCGCAAACTatcgaataaaataattttgattctAGTTCGGCTTGAAAGAAAATTCAAACATGTTCAAATTTGACTCGAACTCGATAAATACGAATACAAACCAAATATTTACTCAAAAAACTCTCAAAACTACTCGATTTATTTACAACTCTAAGTAAATCAGATTAGATAAATCATGTTTGCCGTACTCGTAGCCATATACAAATATAATATAGAGCAGGACGTTTGATCCCTACTGTCTCAGTCTCCCTACACTCGCACTTGTAACACTTCATCTTTCCAATTTCTATCAACCAATGAGAATCCCAGAAACGCAATCCCTGCATGTGCGCCGCCACGTCTGTATATACACCTGGCCTGCTCAGATAGGCTAGAACAAAGTGAGGTTAACCATCTGAGTCAGATAACCTGAAAGCCCAAAGAGTGAAACTTTTACTGTTCCACTGCCATTCAGTCTACGGGTTTTGTTCTGTGAAAGTAAAATTTTTTTGGTGCACGTCATTGTGAGTGCCAATCACACAGACTtccatttctttctttctcCAAATCGAGTCTCCGAGTGTTTTTCATGGGGGATTCAAGATTTTTCTTTTACTCGACCATTACTGTTTTCTGTTCTTGTATCGGTTGATTCATCTTGCATAAGCCGATGAACGCAAAAATTGTCCCTTTTTTGTCAAGTTGAAATCgattaaagtttttttttcccGACGGATTCATTATGGTCACGTCTTTTTGTTTTCTCAGCTCTCAAGTCTCATTTAAGGTGTGGCTAATGAAATTCTCTTAGGATAGTTGCCTGTGCTAATCGTTCTATTATTAGTATAGCTTCTTTATTCTTCTAGGGATTGATTCTTGAGTTCAGCTGTAACTCCTTTTATGGTTGTGTATATTCCTGGGATCTTTACTATATTAATGGTCTGTTTGAAATTTATGAAGTAGATGTTTAATTTCCTGCACTGAGCAATAGTGGGCATACCtgatttttaaatgtaattacctcctgagaatttttatacgttttGATAATTAATCCTAGTTTTTTGGACTGCCGTTTACTTTTCGGGACTATTTCTCCACGCGCAGTGTCATTTGTCCAGGATTTTGGTGTATTTAAGTTGGTTTGTTGTAGAATCTATAAGGGTTATTTATATACCTTTAGTCATTTGGTATTAAATTACCGAGATTACTTGTTGGTGTGCGCTGATAAGATTCAAATGGTGAATCAGAAGTCTACCGTGCTATGAAGGAGATTTTTTTATTTCCAGTGCTCGAATCTTCATAAAAGTTGGTCTTTTTTATTTGTTCGTTCTATCGTATTGAGTTTCAGGCAGACTggataaagaaataaataaagcATTGAATTGTTCGTGGTTTTGTAGTTTCATCTGTGAAATGTGCTGTATGATATAATCAGATGTGTGACAGGTTTGGAGTTGGTTTTTATAGATTGGCTGTTCAAGATTTTCAGCTAACTCCTTGCTTAGAAATCAAAGAAGCACAAAGAATGAAATACCATTTGATCAACTAGCAGTGGGGAAAAAAGCGAGTCCATATGTTGTCTGGAGTTTTATTGGAGGATCAAGAATCATCACTATACCTAATCTTGGAAGAATTATTATGTTCAGAAGGTCTTCTGTGTATGCTTCATGTAATTTTTTCATGTTTCTTCGCTCTGTTTTATAGTTTTCCTACATTGTTGAATTtatttgtttagtttttcccaTTGTGTCTGATTAAAACGAAGTTCGTTCTTTGCACAACAAAAAGTGCTCCAAGCCAGTTTTGAACGTTTTTAGATTTTTTGAGTGTGAAAACATAAAATTAGAGAGAAAACAATGTTGGGTTTTGTTGATCACTTAGTGTTATTGAGCACTTGATAGTTAAACTTTACCGCATGCAAATGTATAAGGTTTAAAATGTTATATGTATGTTGCTTTCATTTCGTGTCTGAATAGGATCCAAGGTGTCTGGAGGTGTCTTTGAGCTTGCTTTCATCTGCCCTGTTGCTTAGTTAAGATTTCCCTTTTCCGCTTTCCACGGAAGTGAATAAAAAATCTTCCACGTGTAATGAAACTACATCTGAATCTAATCTCTATTTTTCTGCTCATTTGCAGGGCTCCCAAGTTCTCAGATTGCAAGTAGTGCTTTTACATTGGGAACGGCAGCAGTACTTCCATTTTATACATTTATGGTTGCAGCCCCTGAAGCGAAGCTTGTAAGTGTTGATAACATGATACCTTGTTAGGGATACCCATGCTTGGTAGAATTGAGATTTTGGGTCATTTAGTGAACTTATCTCTTATGAATACCTATTAATGTGTGCAAAGATCATGCGTATATGCTAATTAAATGTAGCCATAACACATCGCTGATACTTGTCTCAAATGAGGCAGGTGTAAGGTGGTATATCTTTTTTCAAGCCACTCACCAACGAGGAACATAAATTTAGAGTCTGGAGTCTCAAAGAATGTATTTCATGATCTTCATCTAATGTATAAACACATATCTTTTCTCAAGCCACTCATCAACGACGAACATAAATTTAGAATCTGAGTGCATGTGCACTTGTATCTTTTCTCAAGCCACATTCAAGGATTATCATCTAATGTACATAAACGTTGGCTTATTAGGCACCTAATCTAACATTCTATAAATCTGAAACTTGTCAGTCCTTTCAAATATAATCCATCAACATGATCATTGTGGTGAACTATAAATTGTTTGAGTTTGAAATAACAATGAACTTCTACAACTTCCCTTAACACAAGACGCAATGCTCAAGTTTGAAATGCGGAATTCTATATGTGTTTGtgtcttaattgctttgttATCTGTTATGCAGACCAAAAAAATAATAGCAAGCAGCATACCTTATATAGTTCTCGGTCTATTATACGCTTATTTACTGTATCTGTCCTGGACACCTGATACAATTCGGCTGATGTTTGCAAGTAAATACTGGTTGCCAGAGGTGTGTTGTAAATTGGTTGAAAGTTTTACTCTCATTtctaaagaaaaatttgaagttTGGACTGAAAAGTGCCTCTTTTTTCCTCAATATGATGATCGTCCAGTTAAATGGTATAGCTAAGATGTTTTCCAACGAGATGACGCTGGCTTCTGCTTGGATTCATTTATTGGCTGTCGATCTTTTTGCTGCAAGGTCATTCTCTCTACCTTTTCCGTGAACTGACACGCCAAATGGTTACACTGAAGTGTCAGATACTCTTTCAATAGACATACTATTCGAACAATGCCATGAGACATATCCAAACCAATAATTCTCAtatcttaataaaaaaattcaggGTTCAAGTATTTTTTCTATGTTTTGAACGATGATTTTTATTTTGAGATTTGAGAAGATTTATGCTAAATTTGTTGATGTACTTATTATTTGTTGGATTATAATTTCGgttttaaaacattattaactGGTTGATTACATTATGTAAAATTATGcattttttcttgaattttacCTTGTCTACTTGATGTTTTTTATTTCCAATGTTAGCAACTTATATAAACACGCTCACATACACAGAATACAGAATGCATTCTGACTCCTGCTACTTGATTCAAACAGGCAAGTTTACTATGACGGATTGAAGAACAACATAGAGATGAGGCATTCAGTGTCCCTTTGCCTGCTGTTTTGTCCGCTCGGAATTCTTGTTCATTTCATCACAAGAGCTTTCACTGCAAGCAGAAAAAGAAGAGAACATGGAGACACTTCTCATCGATTTCAGTAAAAAACGGACTATTGCTCTAGGCTTCATAGTTTGCAGAAGTTCGTTTATCGGCATGCTTTGAAGCCAACAAACAGGAGCATGCTACTAGTAGTTCCAACTGTGGTATTTGTTCGGAAAATAGTAATTTCTTGTGATAACTTGTTTAGAAATGCAACTATAGTCTTTAATTTTTTAGATCACTTGTTAAGAAAATGATGCTAATGTAAGAATATGTGAGTTATTTTTTCATGTTCAAGTTTTCTACTCTTGTGATTCGATTCTCGCATGATATAGAAGTTTCAAACCCAAGAAAAACTAATAGCATAAACCCAGTATAAAAGGTCACATGACATTACGACAAAATAATAGAACAAAGTAAATAGCCAGACTAGGAAAATCTGCCacaaagtaaaaataaaaaaaatggttCTGTGGAGTTTCTTTACAAACTTGCAAACAGGACTGCAATTCAAAACATCAAGAACTGTGGCAGGCATGTTCCCATGATTCATAGTACAATCCTATTATCCACAGCAGTTTTTTTTGTGGTTACAACAACCAAGAATCATATTG
It contains:
- the LOC142536950 gene encoding protein MAO HUZI 4, chloroplastic-like isoform X3; translation: MLSGVLLEDQESSLYLILEELLCSEGLLWLPSSQIASSAFTLGTAAVLPFYTFMVAAPEAKLTKKIIASSIPYIVLGLLYAYLLYLSWTPDTIRLMFASKYWLPELNGIAKMFSNEMTLASAWIHLLAVDLFAARQVYYDGLKNNIEMRHSVSLCLLFCPLGILVHFITRAFTASRKRREHGDTSHRFQ
- the LOC142536947 gene encoding caffeoylshikimate esterase-like: MTKILPAKSGRDLKVMGKTVKFAGVDEELQKILDADMDMVGPRRRAREAFKHIQLSIDHILFKMPHERLKMTESFEVNSRGLEIFSKCWLPENGSPKAVVCFCHGYGDTCTFFFEGIARKLASSGYGVFALDYPGFGLSEGLHGYIPSFDRLVDDVIEHFAKVKENPDFRSLPSFLFGQSMGGAVALKVHLKQHDLWSGAVLVAPMCKIADDMVPPWLVTQILIGVSKLLPKQKLVPQKDLAEMAFQDVRKREQATYNVIAYKHKPRLGTAVELLRTTQEIEHQLEKVSLPLLILHGKNDVVTDPSVSEALYKKASSSDKKLNLYDDAFHSLLEGEPDEMVLRVLGDIISWLDEHC
- the LOC142536950 gene encoding protein ABA DEFICIENT 4, chloroplastic-like isoform X1; translated protein: MVTSFCFLSSQVSFKIGCSRFSANSLLRNQRSTKNEIPFDQLAVGKKASPYVVWSFIGGSRIITIPNLGRIIMFRRSSVYASWLPSSQIASSAFTLGTAAVLPFYTFMVAAPEAKLTKKIIASSIPYIVLGLLYAYLLYLSWTPDTIRLMFASKYWLPELNGIAKMFSNEMTLASAWIHLLAVDLFAARQVYYDGLKNNIEMRHSVSLCLLFCPLGILVHFITRAFTASRKRREHGDTSHRFQ
- the LOC142536950 gene encoding protein MAO HUZI 4, chloroplastic-like isoform X2: MLSGVLLEDQESSLYLILEELLCSEGLLCMLHDPRCLEVSLSLLSSALLLRLPSSQIASSAFTLGTAAVLPFYTFMVAAPEAKLTKKIIASSIPYIVLGLLYAYLLYLSWTPDTIRLMFASKYWLPELNGIAKMFSNEMTLASAWIHLLAVDLFAARQVYYDGLKNNIEMRHSVSLCLLFCPLGILVHFITRAFTASRKRREHGDTSHRFQ